A region of the Ornithinimicrobium ciconiae genome:
GACCTCCAACTCGCCCAGGCGCCAGCGCTGCCGGTTGCCCAGCATCGGCCACCCCTGGCCGATGAGGTCCTCGACCGTTGCCAGGAAACGCTGTCTGGCTCCATAGGGCGCGTGTCCGGCGGCCCGGGACCAGGCGGTGTCCAGGGCGACCATCAACTCGTGCACCCGCTCGCCGGGCACGTTGCGATGGATCAGTGCCTTGGGGAGCCGCTCGGCGACCACCGAGGGCGCCTCGATGTCCCGCAACCGCCAGGACAGCGTCAGCGACCGTGGCTGGGGTTGGCCGTCGACGGCCCGGACGTCGACCCAGGAGCCCAGACGTCCCACCTCGTTGCAGGTGCCCTCGACCAGGGCGCCCCCGGGTGCCAGCCGCCCGACGATCCGGGACCAGGCCTGCGCGACCTGCCCCTCGTCATACTGACGCAGCACGTTGAAGGCGCGGACCAGCAGGGGAGCGGGGAGTCCGTGCAGGGGGATCTCGAAGCCGCCCCGGGCAAAGCTGAGCCCCGGTGGGTCCGCGTGTGGTTGCGCCGCG
Encoded here:
- a CDS encoding class I SAM-dependent methyltransferase; translation: MAGARGNKQPVGTITRGTTNPNRLRRVDRWTVHTYGPLLRAAAPSPVVVDLGYGAHPVTTLELRDRLAVVRPDVVVVGLEIDEERVRAAQPHADPPGLSFARGGFEIPLHGLPAPLLVRAFNVLRQYDEGQVAQAWSRIVGRLAPGGALVEGTCNEVGRLGSWVDVRAVDGQPQPRSLTLSWRLRDIEAPSVVAERLPKALIHRNVPGERVHELMVALDTAWSRAAGHAPYGARQRFLATVEDLIGQGWPMLGNRQRWRLGELEVAWAAVAPRP